Sequence from the Bacillota bacterium genome:
TATCTTGGTGCTCCGCTACACGGAGTGAACAGGAGCCAGCCTGATGGAGGAAGGTGTCTGTGGCATCACGCGCCAGTGCAGACCTGGACGAAATTCGTGCGCGCAGCGACATCGTAGAAGTGGTCTCGCAGTACGTGGCGCTGAAGCGAACGGGCAAAAACTTCAAGGGATTGTGCCCGTTCCATGCCGAAAAGACACCTTCCTTTACCGTTAATCCGTCCCTGCAACGCTGGCGTTGCTTCGGCTGTGGACTGTATGGCGACGTATTCGATTTCATCATGCGCATCGAAAACGTCACCTTTGTGGAAGCAGCCCGACTGCTCGCCGAGCGGCTGGGGCTGGAGTTCCACACTACCGGCTCCTCCGCTGCCCAGCAACAAAAAGACCGCCGAGAACAGATTCTGCAGGTGAATCAGCTCGCCGCGCAGTTTTTCCGCGACATGCTGAAACGCTATCCCCTGCCCCAGCGCGTGCTGCAACAGCGCGGGGTTACTCCCGAAACTCAGGAGCGTTTCGGCATTGGCTACGCTCCTCCTGAATGGTCCGCGCTCACCAACCTCATCAAGGCAAAAAAGATACCGCTGACCATCGCGGCGGAAGCAGGGCTCATCGTGCAGGGCGAGAGTGGCGAATACTACGACCGCTTCCGCGACCGCCTCATGTTCCCGATTTGGGACCGACAGGGGCGCGTGGTTGCCTTTGGGGGACGTGCATTGGGCGATGCCACGCCCAAGTACCTCAACAGCCCTGAAACGCCCCTCTTCCGCAAAAGCCGCACTATCTACGCCCTGCATCTTGCCAGAGAACGCATGATGGCAGAGCGCACCGCCCTCTTGCTGGAGGGTTATATGGACGTGGTCGCCGCCCATCAGGCAGGTTTCACTCACGCCATTGCCAGCATGGGTACCTCCCTGACCGAAGAACAGATAGGCATCCTCTCCCGCCTGGTGTCGCGCGTGATTGTGGTGTACGACTCGGACAACGCGGGCATCGAAGCGGCAAAACGCGCGGCGGAGATACTGCAGCAGCACAACATGGAGGTGCTGGTCGCCCGCCTGCCAGACGGCGAGGACCCGGACAGCCTGCTACGTCGCCTGGGTGCCTCTGCCCTGCAGGAGTGCATCGACAAAGCGGAGCCGCTGACCGCCTTCCTTCTGCACAATCTCCAGCGCCGATACGATATGCAAACCGTCGAGGGTAGAATGAAAGTGCTGAAGGAGGCGATACCGATACTGGCAGCAATACCATCGGGCATCGAGCAAGATAGATACATTACCCAGCTGGCGCCGCTACATCCCGCCTATTTTTCAAATCCCAGTAAACCTGAGGAGCTGATTCGGCGGGAAGTGGAACGATTCTTGCGTTATAAGCAAATGGAGGGCAAGAAAGAGCAGACTGCGCAGGATACCCCTGCGGTAACGGAGGTGGAAGAGCCTTTCCCGTTCGGGGTGGTTCGTGCAGAAAGTGCGC
This genomic interval carries:
- the dnaG gene encoding DNA primase, with amino-acid sequence MASRASADLDEIRARSDIVEVVSQYVALKRTGKNFKGLCPFHAEKTPSFTVNPSLQRWRCFGCGLYGDVFDFIMRIENVTFVEAARLLAERLGLEFHTTGSSAAQQQKDRREQILQVNQLAAQFFRDMLKRYPLPQRVLQQRGVTPETQERFGIGYAPPEWSALTNLIKAKKIPLTIAAEAGLIVQGESGEYYDRFRDRLMFPIWDRQGRVVAFGGRALGDATPKYLNSPETPLFRKSRTIYALHLARERMMAERTALLLEGYMDVVAAHQAGFTHAIASMGTSLTEEQIGILSRLVSRVIVVYDSDNAGIEAAKRAAEILQQHNMEVLVARLPDGEDPDSLLRRLGASALQECIDKAEPLTAFLLHNLQRRYDMQTVEGRMKVLKEAIPILAAIPSGIEQDRYITQLAPLHPAYFSNPSKPEELIRREVERFLRYKQMEGKKEQTAQDTPAVTEVEEPFPFGVVRAESALLRGILSEEWRKLVLEIAQADDLVSDAAKQFFELVRRAWEAGMELHRPSLLSALSDPRLREMVATRLQLEEPLNEQVLRDSASFLQRWHKRTRQVQISAQLAQDFSPNSVNYQEYQRLIAELHSDAQRNRRE